The nucleotide sequence CGAACGCTGAATTTCAACGATCCGCGAACTGCGATTCAGATGCTCTTTTCTTTGCGTTGATGAAGAGATCGCATGGCATAGATAATGAGGCCGCTGACTAGTACGAAGAGCGCCAAACGGAACTCGCTAATAATCTTTGGGCGAGACAAAAGAATGAAAACGAATGTGCCTGTAGCAATGAGGCTGGGCAGCGGATAGAGCGGCATGCGGAATCGCCCAGCGCGTGCGCGTTCAGCCCTATGTTTTGGAAGCAGAATGGCAATGCCCTGCAGCAAAAACTGAAAGACGATGCGTAGTACCACGAGTGACGCGATCACCTCTTGCAACCGGAAGAGGCAACAGACCAGAGTGACAAGGCAGAGTACGCAAAGTGAGACTACGGGGAATCCGTGACGACGATGCAGGCGCGCGAAGATAGCAGGGAAGTTCCCGTCGCGTGCGGCTGCATACGGGATGCGTGAATAGCCTAGTAAAAGCGCATACACAGAGGCTAATGATGCAATGGCAATGAGAATGACCGCTGTAGACGCGGCTGCATGCGCCCATGCGTGCGAAGCAAACGCCGTCTGTACGAAGACGGCCATGGTGTACTGCCGTTCGCCGCTGCTGCTATGTGTGAGCGATTGCCACGGAAGAACGCCCAGCACACTAATGTTCATGAGCAAATACAACGTGCCGACGATGACGATTGCGCCGATCACCGCGCGCGGAATGGTGCGGCTTGGATCGCGGACTTCAGCTCCCAGGAAACATACGTTGTAGTAGCCCCAGTAGTCGTATGCTGCAACCAGCAGTCCAGCACCAAGGCCGCTAAAGAATGCACCGTTCAGGTGAAAGGCGTTGGGTGGGAAGCTAAATGCCAATGATGGTGAGAAGTGTGTGAAGCCGATTGCAATGACGCCAAGCAGGGTCGCGATCACCACCCCGCCCAGAATGCGCGTTACCGCGCCAATCTTTCGGATAGGTTGGAAGAGGAGCGCGGTACACGCCAGACATGCCGTAAGCGCCAGAACGGTTTGCGCGGTATGGGTAAAGCCCGGTAGAAACCACGTGGCGTATTGTGCGAAGCCAATGCAACCGGAGGCGATGGAAAGCGGGGCGGAGAAGATAAGCTGCCAGGCGTAGAGAAAGCTGAAAGCCTTGCCAAGTTTTGGCGGATAGGCGGCCTTCAGATAGGCGTATGAGCCCCCTGCTTCGGGATATGCCGTTCCGAGTTCACTCCACGTGCAGCCGTCAGCTAGTGACAGCAGCGCTCCGAGCAACCATCCCAACATGGCCTGCGGTCCCCCCATTGCCGTCACAATGAGCGGCAATGTAATGAACGGACCCACGCCGACCATATCAATGATGTTGGCAGAGAGCGCTCCCGTAAATCCGAGTTGTCGGCGAAGGTGTGACTCGGATGGATTGACTGCGTTCATCTGGCTCTCTGAGTGGAAGGATGCAGGAAATTTGGTCGAGCTGGTTTCGTTTCGATAATCCTACAGTTGCCGGTCTATGAATGGGCTTGGATAATTGACTCGCACTCGCTCTGAAGAAGCACCTTCGCCTCTCCAAGACTGGCTCGCGTCGCGGTCATCCATTGCTGATCAAGTAGTAGCTGACGAGATGCGCGATCGATCTGTGGTTGCATCGCAGAGACAGCAGGGCCGCCAGCGATGTTGCGGATCGCAACGAAATACTCCGGATCCATCGCCTGTTGCAGTAGGTCCTTCGTAATGCTGAGCCCCGATGCTTGTGTACGCGAGAAGAGATCGTCCACAAAAGCTGAGACATCATCCGAACTCGCAGACTTAACGGCGGCGGAGACGATTGTGTGGGCTGCGTGGAATGAAATCCCTGTCTGGCGCACGAGAGTGTCGGCGACCTCGGTGACGGGTAGAAAGCTGGTTCCCGCACGCACTCGCATCTGCTCTGTGTTGAAGGTCGCTTCCGAGAGTGCGCCAGCAATCAGTGTGAGCGCACGTTGTGCGTCAGAGAAGGCAAGGGCAACGAGAGGTTGCAGCGAGTCTTCTCCATCATTCATGTCGGCGAAGGGGGTGTTATGCAGTGAGCCGAGCACGGACTGCGATTCAGTAAGCGCCCGGGATGCAAGGATTCGCGTGTGTTCCAGGGGGACAGGGTTGCGCTTTTGCGGCATGATGCTGCTGATCTGCACGTACCCGTTGGATAGGCGCAGGAAGTTGAATTCAGCAGTGGACCATAGCAACATGTCCTGTGTGAATCGGCCAAGGCTAAGCATCGCAGTCGCCAGCATGCTGCACGTCTCTGCTACATAATCGACTGCTGCGATGGCTCCGTAGCTATTCACTACAAGACCGTTAAATCCAAGTAGACGCATGGTGAGATCGCGCTGGATGGGAAAGCCAGTGGTCGTGATCGCACAGGCCCCAAGAGGGCTACGATTCACCCTGGAAAAGCAGGCGATCAGACGTTCCGCATCACGTTCCAGAACCTCAACCATCGCCATCATGTAATGCCCTAGTGTTGTTGGCTGCGCCGGTTGGTTATGTGTGTAAGCCGGCATCAGCGCGTCGCGGTATTGCGTCGCAATTGCCAACAGCACTGAACGTAACGTGAGAGAGGCATCGAGGATATTGAGCAGATTGGATCTAAGAACCATGCGGTACATGGTGAGGTCGATATCGTTTCGCGAACGCGCGGTGTGGAGTCTTCCGGCATGTTCTTCACCCGCGATGTCGGCGAGCTTCTTTTCGACGAGGAAGAAGAGATCTTCCACTGAACCATCGTAGATGGAAGACCGAAGCTCTTCTATATTCAGTGCGTCAATACCCTGCAAGCATGCGGATGCCGTGTCGCGCGAGATGATGCCGCTGCGGTAAAGCATGACTGCGTGCGCGCGATCGATCTCCAATAGAGACGGCAAAAAAAGATGCTGCGCGTCGGCGAAGATGTGCGCAAGAACTTGTTCACGATAGATGTGCGCGGGGAAAGAGGACGAGACGTTCGACACGGGGTAACTCCACCGTTGCTGCTTGGATGAAAGAGGATAAAAGAGGAGCGGTGGTTGCCGCTCCTCTTCATGGTGTGAATTAGAACTGTACAGCGACACCCCATTGCACGATGCGCTGTTCCAGTACGGTGCTGCGGTTGATGGTGGGCGCTGCGCTGGTGGAGATGCCCGTCGCCGCCGCTACTGCCTGTGTGTACGAGATGTTCGTGACGTTGTTGTGATTGAAGATATTGTTCGCCTCGAGCAGGAACGAAGGGGCAATTCGTTCCCAGATCTTCGGGAAGGTACGCGTATAACGAGCGTCTACCTGATAGACAGCGGGACTACGAAGCGTGTTGCGTCCAACGAAGGCTGGTCGGGCAACAGTCTGCGAGGCATCGTTGTAGAACGTCTGGCTGGCAGCAAGAATTGTTGCCTGATCACCTGACATCAGGTTTCCGAGGACTGACAGCATGTTGTGATTGGCAAGTTCACGGCCGAATTTGTTAGTGAAGTTAAACTGCGGCTCTAGAACTCCCGTCAGATTGAATGCATTCGGGTGATTGACGTTGGAGTTTCCGCGATCGAATTTACGATTCAAGGTGTTCGTGACATTTGCGTTCTGCTCAAATGAGTTCACGTCCGGTGCATCCGAAATGGTGTGCGACCACGTGTAACTTGCGTTCAGAGACATACCGCGTATCGGAGCCATGACAAAGTTGAGGAACATGGCATTGAAGCTCGAATTTGCGCCGGAGTCCACGCGATTTACCTGGTTGTAGCGGGCGTCATAACGTGTAGAGCTATTGACCGCACTGGAGAAGGTAGGACGACCATCTGCCAACGTGCCCGTTGGAATCCCATTGATGTTATGCATCCACATCAGGTTGCGGCCATTCGACATGATGTAGCCCAGCGTGAGCGACGTCTTATTCGTGAGCTGCTGAGCGACCTGAAGGTTCGCGTTCCAGGTGTATTCGTTCTTGAAGGTTGGGCTCACGGTTGTTACGTTCTGAGTTGCAACCGTTCCTAGGCTGGATGGAATCGTCGGATAGGCCGGAGCGCCAGCGGTGGTAGGCGTGTAAGTGTACGATGACGTGCGGTTTGAACCATCAAGGTTCAACGCGTTGGCCCAAAGATCGGTCGGTGTCTGTCCGTAGAAGATGCCGGTCGAGAGCTTTACCGTCGTCGTGTTGGTTGCACGATAGCTAAGGCCGAGGCGCGGTGCAAAATTCGTGTTTGGAACGTTGAAGTTGCGCGAATCGGCATACGGCGCATTTGGGTTTGCCTTCGGAGAGGCGAAGCGGTCCCAACGCAGACCATATACCGCAGTCAAACGCGGAGATAGAGCCCAGGTGTCCTGCACATAACCACCGTAGAACAGCGAAGCATAGCCAATACCGTTCACATCGGTCTGCGACGCGAAATTGTCATAGGAGTACAGGTTCGTACCGTTCTTCGCGCTCAGATAAGCTGCAACGGAAGCGAAGGTATAGCGGTTGAAGGAAACCAGACGCTTACGATTTTGAATCTGGGCCAGCAGGAAGCCTGCCTTGAATGTATGCGACCCACGGATATAGCTGATGTTTTCAGATCCTGAGGGCTGCTTGTCGGTGTAGATATCACCCGCGTTGCTGCTGCCATTGAAAGCCGCAATGCCAGTAATCACGATGGCTGGCCCTTTCCCCGTGTTGGGCCCGGCAAAGTGAGTGTTCGTGCGGTACGGCACGGAGAAACGTAGCTCGTTCAGCAGGTGATCGCTGATGGTTGAAATCCACTGAACACCGGCCACGTGGGCGCGATCCGAATAGTCCACACCCGCGCTGGTGGCATTGATGCCGCCGACCTGAGTATTGAACGGGAAGCTGTTCTTGAAGTAGTTATAGCGAAGGAAGACGGAGTTCTTGGAATTGATGTTGTAGTCAACACGGAAGTCCATGAAAGTTCCATGGAGCAGACCCGGCGCCGTAGCCAGTTCTGATGATGGAAGACCAATCAACGCGGCGTTCGCTGGCGTAATCGTGACGACTGCTGGGCTTCCGCGAAGAACATGCTCATAGGAACCGAAGAAGAAGAGCTTGTTCTTCTTTACAGGGCCGCCAATGTTGACTGCATGGTCTTCCAGAATCAGATTTGGTTTCGTCGGGCTCGTTGTCTTGTTCTGCAACAGCGGGTATGCCGTTGCATCTACCCAGCGCTTGATGAACTCATACTTACCGTGGAACTGGTTGCTACCCGAGTTCGAGATCACGTTGTAAACGTTACCGGTGGTCCATCCATTCTCAGGTGCAGCCGGGTTCGAGATGGTCTGTACTTCCTTCACGAAGACATTGCCGATCGGGAAGAGACGCAGGCCGATACGATCCGCCTCGGTGTTCACCATGCCGTCCATTTGGTAGTTGATGCGATCCATCAAGCCGTTGGTGTTCAGAGTACGAGGAATACCAAGCTCGGGATTCGGGTGACCCGAAACGCCCGGCTGGAAGACGATGAAGTTGTATGGGTTGCGCGAAGTGAGCGGCGCGTTCTGGATTTCAGCCGTGGAGAGCGTACGCTGCACGTTCAGGTTCGTGGGATCGATTGCCACTTCGGATGCTTCCACTGTCACTGCAGTATCCGCAGAACCGACCTTAAGTTCACCGTCGATCACAGATTCGGTACCCGCGTTCAGATTGACAGAAGAAACATTCAGTGGCGAGAAACCGGAGGACGTAATGTTCACCGTGTATGCACCCAACGGCAAATTGATGAGCACGTAATAGCCATCAGATCCGGTGGTTACAGTGCGGGATACGCCAACCGCAGGATTCGTGACAGTGACGGTTGCTCCCGCGATCGCCGCGCCAGTGGGGTCAGAGACCCTGCCGCGAATGGTTCCGTTAATGGACTGCGACTGGCTCCACATAGCGGGAGCCGTCGAAAAGAGAATTGCGGATGAGACACAAATCCTAGACAGCCTGGACATAAAACTCCTCCTTGAAAGAGACAAGACAATGAACCGCGTGCTGCAACTGCAAGTAATGTGAGAAAGCGCCAATGGCTTCTGGCGAACACCGTGGAACGGTCAGAACAGCAGCTTCGTTTCCGTAGCAGCAAGGGATTGCGCGATGGCCCCGAACAACTGAGCTTTTGTGCCCAGAGACGAAGAACGCAACCTTGGCAAAGCGAAATCATTTTCGCGTAAACATCGATCTGTGGCGCTACAGAGCGCCGGGTGTGCTCCCACGCCTCCTCCCAGAACAATCAGCTCTGGGTTGAACAGGAGCGAGATGCTGCTGAGAGCGTCTGCCAATACACGTGACGTATTCTCAAGAACCTGTTCGGCAGTGGGGTCGCCTTCAAGAGCCAGGTCGAAGATCTGGGTTGCGCGCATCTGCGTGCGTGCCCGATCGCTTACGCCAGCCTGCCGCAGCAGCTTCTTCCACTGCAGTTCAACGCCTTCGCCACCGATGACACGTTCGAGTTGCCCTGTATCGCGCATACGAACGCGTTGGCGATCCATGCCTACGACCGGTAGATAACCGATTTCTCCCGCAGACCAGTTCGCGCCACGGTGGAGTGAGCCTCGCAAAAAGATGCCAGCGCCAACTCCCGTTCCGATTGCAATGAAGATGAAGTCTTCAACGCCGCGCGCCACGCCTTCTGCAAATTCGCCTACGGAAGCAAGGTTCACATCGTTATCAACACCGGCGGGAATGTCTAAATCGCGTTCCAGCAAAGTCTTAAAGGGAACGTCATTCCAACCCGAAAGGTTTGGAGCGGCTAACACAACGCCGCGATCAATATCTGTCATACCGGGTGCGCCGGCTGTGATGTGGAGAATTCTACGCTTTTCCGGAAGCCCAGCCATCATGGCATCAAGGCCCTGACGAATGTGGGCAATGACACCGCGTGGCGTTTTCCCTTTTTCATTAAGCTTTTCTTCCCATTCGGCAACGGGATTGCCGTTCAGATCAGCAAGCATCATCCGGACGTACGTCCCGCCGATGTCTGCTGCAGCGACATAACCATGCGATGCATTGAAGCGGAGCATGGCCGGTGGACGACCGCCGGAAGATACGCCTTCTCCTCCGTCCTCTACAACTCCGCGCTCAATCAGGTCGGACACCACCAGTGTGACTGTCGGGACGGCCAACCCGGAGATACGCGCTAGTTCAGCGCGAGAGCAGGGCGAATGCTTACGAATCAGTTGAAGCAGCAACCGCTGATTTGTCTTGCGCAATTGCGCCGGACGCGCGGGCTCGGCCATTACCTCTGTCTTCGAACGCAGAGAGGCTGTGGTGCGAGTCGAAGAGCGACGACGAGTTGGGACCAGACGGCGTTTCACGGATTGAGAAGGATTATAAGGAATATTTAAAAAGTTGGTGAAAACTTTTTAATTGTCATTTAGAAAGGTTGTCAACGAAGTGATTCCGTCCCGGTGGGGCGTGGGATAGATCTGGGGGCAAGCGCGTTCGATGAAGCGATTGGTGAGCAGTGAGAGCTGGAAGAGGTCCGTACAGATGTTCGTCTATTGTGTACCGCTATCCGTCGTAGCGGTACAGGCGGCCGCGCAAACACCTGTGCCTGAGCCGATGAAGATTGCTGTGGACGCGTCCTACGCTCAGACGTTGCCGATTGAACGAGGTGCACCGGGACTCGCGGAGTCGCTGCGCGAGTTGCACACCCGAGCAAGCCTTATCCAGATCAACGCGCATCCGGACGATGAGGACGGAGGCATGTTGGCGTACGAGAGCCGCGGCGTAGGTGCGGACGTATCATTGCTTGCCCTGAATCGCGGTGAAGGCGGTCAGAACGTGATGACCGGTGACTTCTGGGACCAGCTCGGCATTCTGCGCACCATGGAGCATCAGGCGGCAAACCGCTACTACGGTTCGCACTTGTTCTATACGCGTGTTGCGGACTTTGGCTTCTCAAAGACGCTTGAGGAGGCCTTGAAGCAGTGGAACCACGATCGCGTTCTGGAAGATGTGGTTCGCGTCGTTAGAACGGTTCGTCCAATGGTGGTGACCAGCGTCTTTGCGGGATACGTCTCTGACGGACACGGGCATCATCAAACAGCCGGCGTGATGGCACAGGAAGTGTTCAATGCAGCTGCAGATCCGAAGATGTTTCCTGATCAGATCAAAGAAGGCCTACTGCCATGGAAGCCTTTGAAGGTCTATGCGCGTGTGCCATTTGCGCAGGTGACTCCAAAGGGCATCTTCGACTATGCAACCAACAAGTGGGAACCTGTTGCGTTTAAGAACTATGTGACCGGAGAACCGATTCAGGGTGTTCCGTCAGTAACGCTGACTGTCCCAGAGAGCGAATACAACGCGTTGTATGGCCGGAACTATCTGCAGGTGGCGCGAGAGGGCCTGAACGAGCAGAAGTCGCAAACGGGCGGTGTGGCTATTCCAGCGCCGGGGAAATTTGACAGCCCGTATCATCTTTACGCATCGCGTGTGACATCAACGCTGCCCACGCATGAAGAGTCTTTCTTCGATGGCATCGATACATCGCTGGCGGGAATTGCTGGATATCTCCCGACGCAGGCGCAGGCTGAAGTTCGCGCTAAGCTAGAGGCGATTACCGCCACCGTTGATGAGGCAACACAGAAGTACAACGCGAATGATCCGTCGGTAAGTGCGCCGGCGTTGGCAAAAGGCCTCTCTTTGACGCGAGGTCTTATTGCTGAGTTGAAGGCCTCAAAGCTTCCAGATGAAGCTCGTTACAACGCATTGCATGAGCTGCAGGTGAAGGAAGGGCAGTTCAACTTTGCCTTGGGGCAGGCGCTTGGCGCGTCATTGCTGGCGAGTGTGCAGACATCACTTCCAGGTCAGGGCCAGGGGCGGTCTGGCCCCATGGGTGGAGGAGATAACGTCTTCTCTACAGCGTCCGGTAGCCCGACGGCAATTCCAGGACAGTCTGTACTTGTGGGTGTACATGTTGCAGCACAGGGGACACAGTCGTTGCAGGTTGACTCCGTAGCGTTGTCACCAAATACCGGCGGCGACTGGAAATTAACAGAGCAAAAGGGGATCGCTGCCTCAGTGGCAGCAGGAACTGCGCAGGATGCTTATATCGCCGCAACAGTACCGGCGGCTGCTCCAAACACAGCGCCGTACTTTGAGCGGCCGAATCTTGAGCAGAGCTACTACAACCTGACATCGCCGCAGTACGTCACGTTGCCCGTGATGTCTTATCCGCTGACGGCGGTTGCTACCTATACGTACAACGGCGTGAAGGGCGAGCTTCGCAGCGTGGTGCAGACGGCGCATCGTTACAACGGCCTGGGTGTGGTGATGGAACCTCTGCTGGTGGCTCCTGCCATCAGCGTACGGGTTACCCCGCCTGCAGGTGTTATGCCTTTGAAGGCTGGCAGCGTATCGCTGGACGTGACGGTACATTCCGATGTGAAGGGGCCTGCGCAGGGTACGTTGGAGTTGAAACTGCCAAGCGGATGGACAGCATCCCCTGCGACGCAAACCTTTGCGACGAAGCGTGATGGAGAAGATACCAATCTCCACTTTGTGATCACGCCGAAGAATGTGGAAGCGAAGACGTACGAGATCTCCGCGGTGGCGAAGTATGCCGGTAAGGAGTATGCAAGCGGATTCCAAACCATCGGCTACCCCGGTATCACGCCCTATCCGCAGTATCGAGATGCGAAGTTTCGCACGACAGGTGTCGATGTGACAGTGGCTCCGAACCTGAAGGTGGCGTACATCATGGGAACGGGTGAGGAGGTTCCGCAGTCGCTGAAGGATATCGGCATTAACGTGACGCAGCTTTCCAGCGACGACATCGCCAAGGCTGATCTCAGTGGATACGACTGTATCATCCTGGGCATTCGCACATACGCTGCGCGTCCTGAGCTTCGGACTTACAACCAGCGCCTGCTTGATTACGCGAAGAATGGCGGCGTGGTTGTAAGTGAGTATCAGTCGCCGGAGTACGAGCGAGACTTTGCTCCCTATGTGATTCCGGTGACACGTGAGGCAGAGAAGGTTGTGGAAGAAGATGCAAAGGTAAGCATTCTGAAACCGAATGATCCTTTGTTTACATGGCCGAACCACATCGTTCCTGCTGACTTCGACAACTGGGTAGAGGAACGTGGCCACGGTTTCCCCGGAGCGTTTGATCCGAAGTACGTCGCGTTGACTGAAGTGCATGATCAAGGGCAGGACCCGCAACAAGGCGGCCTGATCTATGCTCAGTATGGCAAAGGCTACTATGTGTATCTTGCTTATGCGTTCTTCCGTCAGATGCCGGAAGGCGTTCCAGGAAGCTTCCGCATCATGGCCAACCTGATCAGTGCAAAGAAGAATCCCAACTTATCGCACTGAGCAGATCGATCCACGAGTCTTAGAGAACTCCCTGTAGCTCGGAAGCGCTAGTGCGTTGCTAGACCGTGTAGGCGAAGGTAGGCGGCCAGTGCTTCCGGGCGATTTGTTTGGATACCATTGGCTCCATCGTCGATTGCTTTCTGCCAGGACTCGGGTGTGTCGGCTTCGTCTAAGCGATCCACGAATATCTGCGCGCGTGCTTCTTTTGCGACTTGAATCGTCAATTTATTGAAGTCGGACGCATCGAATGCGAAGACGGGAATAGGCATAGAGCGCAGAAGGAAACGGCTGACATCGGGATTTTGCGACTCGGGCATCAGGCGCAACGCGGGCATAATTTTATGCACCTCGTACAACAGGAATGGGTTACCGTAGACAACAACGTGATCCTGCATATCGTGCCGGACGATCGTGTCTACAAGCTGTTGCGGATCGGCGTCTTTCGTGTCGACGTAGACATTGATTCTATTGCGAGCAACATCGAGGGCCTCATCGAACGTGGGCACTCTCGTACCAGAAAATGCAGGCGAAAACTTGGCGCCTGCATCCAGTGACCGAATTTCGTCAAAGGTGTGATTCTTTACTTCACCTGTGCCGTTCGTTGTTCTGTCGATCGTCCTGTCGTGCATGAGTATCAGCTTGCCGTCGGAGGTGGTACGTACATCCAGTTCAAAGTAGTCTGCACCGGCATCAGCAGCGGCACGAAATGCAGCAAGTGTGTTTTCGGGGTGGTGAAGATGTTCTCCACGATGAGAGATGATCACGACCTTGCCGGGAACTGTGGCCAACGCAGGCGCTGGCCGGTATGCAGTCTGAAGCGATTGCGAAAAGAGACTGCCGGCGGTGAGGGCTACGAGACAAACGACACTTGCTTTCAACACGAAAAGATCCCTCAGAAATTTGATCGAATGTGCCCAATGACAACGCAAAGGACGCAGCACATCGATGCTTTCATGCTGTAGGCGATCCCATCTACTATTCCATTCTCAAGAGCGGAGATTACAGGTTAATGAGCCATGCTATTCCGCCTGCGAGATCGGATGGATACGATGTTTCGGTCTGAAGAATGATGAATCGGGGAGTAGGGAAATGTGGATGCATCGGATTGCTACGGGCATGTTGTTGGCTTCGTTGAGTGTGGCAGGAACCAGCCAGACGACCGCAACACCTGCGGCGGTGATTGAATCCCCTGATGGTCTTTCGGCTAAGCTGTCCTCTGATGCAAATCTCTCGGGCGCCCAATCGGCTTTCCTTCCGGAACTTTTTCCCTCGTCGCACGCTTCGAACTTGCTGCAACTGAAGAATGGCGACCTTCTTTGTGTATGGTTTTCTGGCACCGCCGAAGGGCAATCGGATGTAGCCATTGTTGCCTCGATTTTGCCGAAGGGGTCGATGACCTGGGGCAAGCCTGTTCGCGTGGATCACGATCCGGCCAAGTCCTATCAGAATCCTGTTGCCTATCAGACTTCGAGCGGAGAGATCTGGATTCTGCACACAGCCCAGACTGCGGGCAAAGGGCAGGCGGACGCGCAGGTGCTGAAATCCATTTCTAAAGATGGTGGAAAGACCTGGAGCACACCGACTGTACTTTTTGCAGAGGCTGGTGCCTTCACGCGTCAACCGTTTGTTCATGGTGAGCACAACGAACTTCTGCTTCCTATCTATTACTCAACAAGCGCCGGTATTACGAAGGGCGCGGAGACGAACTATCCCGTCGTGAAATTGAGTGCGGATGGGGGACAGACATGGAAGGAGTGCAGCGTTCCCAAAGCTGAGGGCATGGTGCAGATGAGTATTGTGAAGCGTGCGCCGGGGCGTTATGTGGCGTTCTATCGCAGTCGTTTTGCGGACTTTATTCACCGTTCGACATCCACTGATGGCTGCAACTGGACTGCTCCTGAACCGACGCCGCTACCTAATAACAATGCTTCCATCCAGGCTGCGGGACTTCGTGATGGGAACATCGTTATGGTGTTCAACAACACCTCTGGACATAAACCCGGGCACGTCACCCAGTCTGGTGAACGCGTTCCAGTGTCGATTGCACTCTCCAGTGATGGTGGCGTTACGTGGAAATATGTCCGCGACATGGAGACGCGGGATTACCACGCTCCGCTACCCAAGGGACAAAGGATGGAGTATAGCTACCCCGCAGTGTTGCAGCTTGCGAACGGAAAGATCATGGCCAGCTATACCTATCGGCGTCTCGGGATAAAAACCGTCTTGATGGATGAGAACTGGATCAAGCAGGGCACAACAACGGGAGAGTTCAAGCCGTAAGCTCTGCTCGAGGCTTTGCGTAGCTAAGATCAATCGCAAGAAGTGATGAAGACGTGGCATTCTGCATAAGCGGCATGGAGGCGGCGGAAGATGGCTACGGTAAGACTATGGACAGACGATGATGTGTCAGCGGATGCGAGATGCAAAGTTGTATTCGACGACATTCGCGCAACGCGTAAGTCAGATTTTGTGAATAACTTTTGGCGCGCGCTGGCCAACCAGCCTGACCTCTTGGAACAGACATGGGCGCGTGTGAAGAAGGTGATGATCGAGCCCGGGGCGCTTGATCCGCTTACAAAGGAACTGATCTATATCGCAGTCTCCACGATGAATAGTTGCACATACTGCACGCATTCACATACGGCCGCGGCGCGTGCTAAGGGGCTTACTGAGGAACAGTACGCGGAGTTCCTTGGAGTGGTGAGCATGGCAGCTCATACCAATTCGCTTGCGAATGCACTTCAGATCCCCGTGGATACTGAGTTTCTTGCGTAAGAATTCAATGCTTGGTATTACGGCAACTAAACGTCTGTGGATCTTGTGCACATAGTAAGACGGCGATCAGGACACCTGACCGCCGTCTTTTGCGTTTTGTTTCGTCTTAGTTCAGCTGTGCGCTTTGGCTGGGCGCAGGTTGTGCAAGGAGCTTCTCGACCAGTGTTGTGACTTCGTGTTCCAACGCGATGTGACCAGCGGTATTACCGGGGCCTGCGAAGCCTGCATGTGTTTCCTTTACCAGCCCATCGCGGCCAACAAAGAACGAAGTGGGCCAGCAGTTGAGATTGACACCCTGCGGGATCTTTTCATTGAGCTGATCCGTTGTACCAGCAAGCAGCACAGGATAAGTGATGCCGTAGTGTTGGATGAACGCCTTCAGGCGAGACGTATCAGTCTCCGGATCGCCCTGCTCAAAGTCGAGGTTCACGATCTCAAGACCCTTGGAGTGAAAGCGCTTGTAGAGACTCACGAGCAGACCTGCTTCATCGTGGCAGTTAGGGCACCATGAACCACCAATTGCTACGATGACAACTTTGCCGCGAAACTGCGAATCCGTGTTGGAAAGCACCTTGCCGTTCATATCAGGGAAGCTGAAAGCTAGAGGAGCGTTGGGATCTTTAATCGATGTCTGTTGTGTCGTGTCGGTAGGAGAAGGCAAGTTCAGCTTTCGTGCTTCATCAGGTCGATGGGCGACGAATTCTGGCGATGAACCATGCACGCCAC is from Terriglobus sp. TAA 43 and encodes:
- a CDS encoding APC family permease; translation: MNAVNPSESHLRRQLGFTGALSANIIDMVGVGPFITLPLIVTAMGGPQAMLGWLLGALLSLADGCTWSELGTAYPEAGGSYAYLKAAYPPKLGKAFSFLYAWQLIFSAPLSIASGCIGFAQYATWFLPGFTHTAQTVLALTACLACTALLFQPIRKIGAVTRILGGVVIATLLGVIAIGFTHFSPSLAFSFPPNAFHLNGAFFSGLGAGLLVAAYDYWGYYNVCFLGAEVRDPSRTIPRAVIGAIVIVGTLYLLMNISVLGVLPWQSLTHSSSGERQYTMAVFVQTAFASHAWAHAAASTAVILIAIASLASVYALLLGYSRIPYAAARDGNFPAIFARLHRRHGFPVVSLCVLCLVTLVCCLFRLQEVIASLVVLRIVFQFLLQGIAILLPKHRAERARAGRFRMPLYPLPSLIATGTFVFILLSRPKIISEFRLALFVLVSGLIIYAMRSLHQRKEKSI
- the argH gene encoding argininosuccinate lyase translates to MSNVSSSFPAHIYREQVLAHIFADAQHLFLPSLLEIDRAHAVMLYRSGIISRDTASACLQGIDALNIEELRSSIYDGSVEDLFFLVEKKLADIAGEEHAGRLHTARSRNDIDLTMYRMVLRSNLLNILDASLTLRSVLLAIATQYRDALMPAYTHNQPAQPTTLGHYMMAMVEVLERDAERLIACFSRVNRSPLGACAITTTGFPIQRDLTMRLLGFNGLVVNSYGAIAAVDYVAETCSMLATAMLSLGRFTQDMLLWSTAEFNFLRLSNGYVQISSIMPQKRNPVPLEHTRILASRALTESQSVLGSLHNTPFADMNDGEDSLQPLVALAFSDAQRALTLIAGALSEATFNTEQMRVRAGTSFLPVTEVADTLVRQTGISFHAAHTIVSAAVKSASSDDVSAFVDDLFSRTQASGLSITKDLLQQAMDPEYFVAIRNIAGGPAVSAMQPQIDRASRQLLLDQQWMTATRASLGEAKVLLQSECESIIQAHS
- a CDS encoding TonB-dependent receptor, giving the protein MSRLSRICVSSAILFSTAPAMWSQSQSINGTIRGRVSDPTGAAIAGATVTVTNPAVGVSRTVTTGSDGYYVLINLPLGAYTVNITSSGFSPLNVSSVNLNAGTESVIDGELKVGSADTAVTVEASEVAIDPTNLNVQRTLSTAEIQNAPLTSRNPYNFIVFQPGVSGHPNPELGIPRTLNTNGLMDRINYQMDGMVNTEADRIGLRLFPIGNVFVKEVQTISNPAAPENGWTTGNVYNVISNSGSNQFHGKYEFIKRWVDATAYPLLQNKTTSPTKPNLILEDHAVNIGGPVKKNKLFFFGSYEHVLRGSPAVVTITPANAALIGLPSSELATAPGLLHGTFMDFRVDYNINSKNSVFLRYNYFKNSFPFNTQVGGINATSAGVDYSDRAHVAGVQWISTISDHLLNELRFSVPYRTNTHFAGPNTGKGPAIVITGIAAFNGSSNAGDIYTDKQPSGSENISYIRGSHTFKAGFLLAQIQNRKRLVSFNRYTFASVAAYLSAKNGTNLYSYDNFASQTDVNGIGYASLFYGGYVQDTWALSPRLTAVYGLRWDRFASPKANPNAPYADSRNFNVPNTNFAPRLGLSYRATNTTTVKLSTGIFYGQTPTDLWANALNLDGSNRTSSYTYTPTTAGAPAYPTIPSSLGTVATQNVTTVSPTFKNEYTWNANLQVAQQLTNKTSLTLGYIMSNGRNLMWMHNINGIPTGTLADGRPTFSSAVNSSTRYDARYNQVNRVDSGANSSFNAMFLNFVMAPIRGMSLNASYTWSHTISDAPDVNSFEQNANVTNTLNRKFDRGNSNVNHPNAFNLTGVLEPQFNFTNKFGRELANHNMLSVLGNLMSGDQATILAASQTFYNDASQTVARPAFVGRNTLRSPAVYQVDARYTRTFPKIWERIAPSFLLEANNIFNHNNVTNISYTQAVAAATGISTSAAPTINRSTVLEQRIVQWGVAVQF